From one Diachasmimorpha longicaudata isolate KC_UGA_2023 chromosome 8, iyDiaLong2, whole genome shotgun sequence genomic stretch:
- the Clbn gene encoding ribosome quality control complex subunit NEMF homolog, translating to MKTRFDTYDIVCSVAELQRLIGMRVNQIYDIDHRTYLIRLQRSEEKAVLLLESGNRIHTTAFEWPKNIAPSGFSMKMRKHLKNKRLEVLQQVGTDRILDLQFGSGEAAYHIILELYDRGNIVLTDHELTTLNILRPHTEADKIRFAVREKYPLDRAHTTTMPEPRVIQEKLASAKRGDPLKKILNPLLQFGAALIDHVLLKVGFGANCKLGQDFSLEKDFDRVMEALRMADEILSSATKNPPGGYILQKKESKASQNGEEEFMMTNIDFHPMLFEQYKSQPFKEFESFDAAVDEYYSTMEGQKLDLKALQQERDALKKLENVKKDHSQRLVGLEKTQEVDKQKAELITRNQVLVDNAILAIQSALANQMAWPDIQGLLDEARSQGDPVASAIKQLKLETNHISMMLSDPYEECDGEELKPMIVDIDLAQSAYGNATRYYNMKRSAARKQQKTIESQGKAFKSAEKKTKQTLKEVQVIHSINKARKIYWFEKFYWFITSENYLVIGGRDQQQNELIVKRYLRAGDLYVHADLTGASSIVIKNPSGDPVPPKSLAEAGTMAVAYSVAWEAKVVAGAWWVHHDQVSKTAPTGEYLTTGSFMIRGKKNYLPPCQLAMGFGFLFRLEESSMERHKGERRVKTLEEDSLVLETVEEDKEIVIEDSDEEERLEGIKEENIDRSSDDEKSLFPDTQIKLDLSGPSVKLVIDNKRPLEEIQDPEEVYLGDDKPVKVSSRRASVQEKPGRPAAEKAEGEKPKETSGLKRGQRARLKKIKEKYKDQDEEDRKLLMEVLKPDGAAKEDKRKKNKNSQGQKVQQRQKKTGSAPIQQKPQNIDNDDEDVGPAPEMDMLDQLTGKPVDEDELLFAVPVIAPYGTLNNYKFKVKLMPGTGKRGKAAKTAISVFLRDKTITTREKDLLKAVKEETIARNIPGKVKISAPQVQKHKK from the exons ATGAAGACGAGATTCGATACCTACGACATAGTATGCTCTGTAGCAGAGCTGCAGag ATTAATTGGAATGAGAGTGAATCAAATCTACGACATAGATCATCGAACGTACTTGATTCGATTGCAGAGGAGTGAGGAGAAGGCAGTGCTCCTGTTGGAATCTGGAAATAGAATACACACGACTGCATTCGAATGGCCAAAGAATATAGCACCCTCAGGATTTTCCATGAAG ATGCGAAAGCACCTGAAAAACAAGCGCCTCGAGGTCCTCCAACAAGTAGGTACTGATCGAATTCTGGACTTGCAATTCGGTTCCGGTGAGGCCGCCTACCACATCATCCTCGAGCTCTACGACCGAGGAAACATAGTCCTCACCGACCATGAGTTAACAACCCTCAATATCCTTCGTCCACACACGGAAGCTGATAAAATTCGCTTCGCTGTTCGTGAGAAATACCCCCTCGATCGAGCCCATACAACGACAATGCCAGAGCCCCGAGTTATCCAGGAGAAGCTCGCCTCTGCGAAGCGCGGAGACCCCTTGAAGAAAATCCTGAACCCTTTACTCCAATTCGGTGCGGCCCTGATCGATCATGTTCTCCTGAAAGTAGGCTTTGGGGCTAATTGCAAATTAGGACAGGATTTCTCTCTTGAGAAAGATTTCGATCGAGTAATGGAGGCCCTTAGAATGGCAGATGAAATTCTGTCGTCAGCTACTAAAAACCCTCCTGGAGGGTACATCCTCCAGAAAAAGGAATCGAAAGCCTCTCAGAATGGGGAGGAGGAGTTCATGATGacaaatattgattttcatcCGATGCTGTTCGAGCAGTACAAAAGTCAACCCTTCAAGGAGTTCGAATCGTTTGATGCAGCTGTCGATGAGTATTATTCGACCATGGAGGGGCAGAAATTGGACCTCAAGGCACTCCAGCAGGAGAGAGATGCCCTGAAGAAGCTGGAGAACGTGAAAAAAGATCACAGCCAACGACTCGTGGGGCTGGAGAAGACTCAGGAAGTGGATAAACAGAAGGCAGAATTGATAACTAGAAATCAGGTGCTGGTTGACAACGCCATTCTGGCGATTCAGAGTGCACTGGCAAATCAGATGGCTTGGCCAGACATACAGGGTCTTCTCGATGAGGCTCGCAGCCAAGGGGACCCAGTGGCCTCGGCGATAAAACAACTCAAGTTGGAGACGAATCACATTTCTATGATGCTTAGTGATCCTTATGAGGAGTGTGATGGGGAGGAGCTGAAACCGATGATTGTGGATATCGACCTGGCGCAATCGGCCTATGGGAATGCAACGAGGTATTATAATATGAAGAGATCGGCTGCTAGGAAACAGCAGAAGACTATCGAGTCGCAGGGGAAGGCCTTCAAGTCAGCAGAAAAGAAGACGAAGCAAACGTTAAAGGAGGTCCAGGTGATACACAGCATCAATAAGGCGAGAAAG ATCTACTGGTTCGAAAAATTTTACTGGTTCATTACTTCTGAGAACTACCTGGTGATCGGTGGAAGAGACCAACAGCAGAACGAATTGATAGTCAAACGCTACCTTCGAGCTGGCGATCTCTATGTGCACGCGGATTTAACCGGTGCCAGTTCCATAGTGATTAAAAATCCCTCAGGTGACCCAGTCCCGCCAAAGAGTCTAGCCGAGGCTGGCACCATGGCTGTCGCTTACAGTGTTGCCTGGGAGGCCAAGGTGGTCGCTGGGGCCTGGTGGGTACATCATGATCAAGTTTCTAAGACTGCACCCACTGGAGAATACCTGACTACCGGGTCGTTCATGATCCGAGGAAAAAAGAACTACCTCCCGCCCTGTCAGCTGGCTATGGGGTTCGGGTTTCTATTCAGACTCGAGGAGAGTTCTATGGAGAGGCACAAGGGCGAGAGGAGAGTCAAAACTCTCGAAGAAGATTCCCTGGTCTTGGAGACTGTCGAGGAAGATAAAGAGATTGTTATTGAGGATTCTGATGAGGAAGAACGACTTGAGGGCATCAAGGAGGAGAATATCGATAGGTCGAGTGATGATGAGAAGTCACTCTTTCCTGATACTCAGATCAAATTGGATCTCTCTGGACCTTCAGTGAAATTGGTTATTGATAATAAGAGGCCTCTGGAGGAAATACAGGATCCGGAGGAA gtGTACCTTGGTGATGACAAACCTGTGAAAGTGTCATCGCGAAGAGCCTCAGTTCAAGAAAAACCAGGTCGACCCGCGGCAGAAAAGGCAGAGGGGGAGAAACCAAAGGAAACAAGTGGATTGAAAAGAGGCCAGAGGGCAAGGCTAAagaaaattaaggaaaaatacAAGGACCAGGATGAGGAGGACAGAAAACTTCTCATGGAAGTGTTGAAACCAGATGGGGCAGCTAAAGAggacaaacgaaaaaagaacaaaaattctCAGGGGCAGAAGGTACAGCAACGACAAAAGAAAACTGGATCAGCTCCAATCCAACAGAAGCCCCAGAACATCGACAATGACGATGAGGACGTTGGACCTGCACCTGAGATGGATATGCTGGATCAGCTAACGGGAAAACCCGTCGATGAAGATGAATTACTATTCGCTGTACCTGTCATTGCACCTTACGGTACACTGAACAATTACAAATTTAAAGTCAAATTGATGCCTGGAACTGGGAAAAGGGGAAAAGCCGCCAAGACTGCAATTTCTGTCTTCTTGAGAGATAAAACTATCACAACTAGGGAAAAGGATCTTCTCAAAGCTGTCAAGGAAGAGACCATCGCTAGAAATATTCCAGGAAAAGTGAAAATCAGTGCTCCACAAGTACAGAAGCATAAAAAATAG
- the Gwl gene encoding serine/threonine-protein kinase greatwall: protein MDKVDISSSGIDSGIANGTSSVSASASGLNESNNDSSNYSMRTPVSETRPINNSIFNTISKLVNPSAKVPDIDDFKMVKPISRGAFGKVFLGYKKTNPDQVYAIKVMKKDEMIHKNMASQVVIERNALALTRSPYCVQLFYSLQSVSSVYLVMEYMVGGDLKSLLGYFGYMEESMALFYTAEVCLALDYLHSHGIVHRDLKPDNMLLSREGHVKLTDFGLSKISSLDRELEISDLVNRTPSLLARTPGQLLSLTSHLSFGSAGKSLDSNLDTSDDSASAMNLLPALQERKTRCLSLNSLASSTTSGDYSKLSGVTPFQSAEDLHLSDSEEFHENLVIEGFCEEDNSTGSYHTCEASSIKQISGLDSKGDEDESTIEAENSHQPLQHPSPLSTGKNAFPRGTKRKRAPMYVSTGLTREISLMELEGHTTPKRKNRGTITTSTTSASDPQQELPEDRKGQEGGSGGRVAFSTPVSSLKSRNREDGKQNDGKTAPIKSTRFDLPPPAATPDLPDHNQDSGTDEYTSPQGISPITTPAASDNNFTPFRTPKSVRRGVPGTSSRTDDRILGTPDYLAPELLLKQGHGPAVDWWALGVCLYEFCTGLPPFNDETPQAVFANILARDVPWPEDEEILSEECVKAIDALLTLDHNLRPSAKEVRAMGFFSAFPWDEPRRASPPFIPQPDDNYDTCYFQARNILQHLNVSNCEN, encoded by the exons ATGGACAAAGTCGACATATCCTCATCAGGAATCGACAGTGGAATAGCGAATGGTACATCCTCAGTTTCAGCGAGTGCCTCAGGCCTCAATGAATCCAACAATGACTCCTCCAACTACTCCATGCGTACCCCAGTGTCGGAGACCCGGCCCATCAACAACTCCATCTTCAATACCATCTCCAAGCTGGTGAACCCTTCGGCGAAGGTTCCAGACATTGACGACTTCAAGATGGTAAAGCCGATAAGTCGAGGGGCCTTCGGGAAGGTCTTCCTGGGGTACAAGAAGACGAACCCCGATCAAGTCTATGCGATCAAAGTCATGAAAAAGGACGAGatgattcataaaaatatggcTTCACAGGTCGTCATTGAGAGGAATGCCCTGGCCCTAACGAGGAGTCCTTATTGCGTGCAATTGTTTTATTCACTGCAGTCAGTGAGCTCTGTCTATCTAGTGATGGAGTACATGGTTGGAGGGGATTTAAAGTCTCTGTTGGGATATTTTGGATATATGGAGGAGTCAATGGCACTCTTCTACACAGCAGAAGTTTGCCTAGCCCTGGACTACCTCCACTCCCACGGAATAGTTCATCGAGATCTGAAGCCCGATAATATGCTATTGTCTCGCGAGGGTCACGTCAAGCTCACGGACTTTGGTCTGAGTAAAATATCATCCCTGGATCGAGAGCTCGAAATCTCGGACCTAGTTAACCGCACACCCAGCCTCCTCGCGAGAACTCCGGGACAATTGCTCTCTCTAACATCTCATCTATCGTTTGGCTCTGCTGGGAAATCTCTGGACTCTAACCTGGACACGAGTGACGACAGTGCCTCAGCAATGAATTTATTGCCAGCTCTCCAGGAGCGCAAGACTAGATGCCTCTCTCTGAACTCCCTAGCTTCATCGACAACCTCCGGAGATTATTCCAAACTGTCTGGTGTGACTCCTTTCCAGTCAGCTGAGGATCTCCACCTATCCGACAGTGAAGAATTTCACGAGAATCTGGTTATCGAGGGGTTTTGCGAAGAGGATAATAGCACTGGTAGCTATCACACATGTGAAGCATCATCCATTAAACAAATCAGTGGATTGGATAGCAAAGGGGATGAAGACGAGTCGACCATCGAAGCTGAAAATTCTCATCAACCCCTTCAGCATCCTAGTCCTCTAAGCACTGGAAAGAATGCTTTTCCAAGGGGAACCAAACGGAAACGGGCCCCCATGTATGTGAGCACTGGACTCACGAGGGAGATTAGTCTTATGGAGCTGGAAGGGCATACCACGCCGAAGAGGAAGAATAG AGGCACAATCACCACATCCACGACCTCCGCATCAGACCCACAACAGGAGCTGCCAGAGGATCGCAAAGGCCAGGAAGGAGGATCGGGTGGAAGAGTCGCCTTCAGTACCCCAGTGTCATCCCTGAAAAGCCGTAACCGAGAGGACGGTAAGCAGAATGACGGGAAAACTGCCCCCATCAAGAGTACCAGATTCGACCTGCCACCCCCAGCAGCCACACCGGACCTCCCAGATCACAATCAGGATTCAGGAACTGACGAGTACACATCTCCCCAGGGAATCTCCCCAATAACAACTCCAGCAGCATCTGACAACAACTTCACACCCTTCAGAACCCCCAAAAGTGTGAGAAGAGGAGTCCCCGGAACGTCGAGCAGAACAGACGACAGAATTCTGGGAACACCTGATTATCTAGCTCCAGAACTCCTCTTGAAACAGGGACATGGACCTGCTGTTGACTGGTGGGCCCTGGGGGTATGTCTGTATGAGTTCTGCACTGGGCTTCCTCCCTTCAACGACGAGACACCTCAAGCTGTCTTCGCAAATATTCTGGCCCGGGATGTACCTTGGCCCGAGGACGAGGAAATACTCTCCGAGGAGTGCGTCAAGGCTATTGATGCTCTTTTGACCCTTGATCATAATCTTAGACCCTCAGCGAAGGAGGTCCGGGCAATGGGGTTCTTCAGCGCATTCCCTTGGGATGAACCTCGCAGGGCCAGTCCACCCTTCATACCTCAGCCGGATGATAATTATGATACCTGCTATTTTCAAG CTCGAAATATTCTTCAGCATCTCAACGTCAGTAACTgtgagaattaa
- the LOC135165649 gene encoding serine/threonine-protein kinase VRK1, with product MAAKGKRPAKKTGANGYKLPEPIAAGEVLTDLSKNQWILGKSIGLGGFGEIYSAAPHNGKTPKDYPLVVKIEPHGNGPLFVEMHFYMRNAKPEHIEAWKKKKKLGSLGMPKFIGNGSHEYKGTKYRFVVMERYGTDLWKLFLENNRRFPEATVFKLAIQIIDVLEYIHGRTYVHADIKGANLLLDLKSGNQIYLVDFGLASHYTTKSEYKLDPKKAHNGTIEYTSRDAHMGVPTMRGDFEILGYNIIQWICGSLPWEKNLKDAAKVQKMKENAFEDIESFLKECFGTGKCPEAVKHFMELVSEMKFTDTPNYAEFRLIFVEGLKKLGHKPDGKLEFVGKSASVSSVGVKTATPKRVKKVSGDAPTRKSPRAKPFRSPSPPRSLDESCVGIIVDSRREKLKDMKKILESIEDDSDTEYGITITKKRKIKKAEVEMEVEKKPSRRGRKKVVYDEDSGSEPEVMPKGTKSRLLARKVVRKEPEPVDSDADMFDN from the exons ATGGCGGCCAAGGGTAAACGACCCGCGAAAAAGACTGGGGCAAATGGATACAAACTCCCGGAGCCGATCGCTGCAGGTGAAGTGCTCACAGACCTGAGTAAGAATCAATGGATCCTGGGAAAGTCGATAGGCCTGGGAGGCTTCGGTGAGATCTACTCCGCAGCCCCTCACAATGGAAAGACACCCAAGGATTATCCCCTTGTCGTCAAGATCGAACCACATGGTAATGGGCCCCTCTTCGTGGAGATGCACTTCTACATGAGGAATGCTAAACCTGAACATATTGAGGCCtggaagaaaaagaaaaagttgGGGAGCTTGGGAATGCCCAAGTTCATTGGCAATGGGAGTCATGAGTACAAAGGGACCAAATACAG ATTCGTCGTAATGGAAAGATACGGCACAGACCTCTGGAAACTCTTCCTCGAGAACAACAGACGCTTTCCAGAGGCTACTGTCTTCAAACTAGCTATTCAGATCATAGATGTTCTGGAGTACATTCATGGCAGAACTTATGTGCACGCAGATATCAAGGGAGCGAATCTCCTCCTAGATCTGAAGTCTGGAAACCAGATCTACCTTGTCGATTTTGGTCTCGCCTCTCATTATACCACGAAATCCGAGTACAAATTGGATCCGAAAAAAGCGCACAATGGCACCATCGAGTATACCAGCAGAGACGCCCATATGGGAGTACCAACGATGAGGGGAGACTTCGAAATTTTGGGCTACAATATCATTCAATGGATTTGTGGGAGCCTTCCCTGGGAGAAGAATCTAAAGGATGCGGCAAAGGTCCAGAAAATGAAAGAGAATGCCTTTGAAGATATTGAATCGTTTCTGAAGGAGTGCTTCGGTACTGGGAAGTGTCCTGAAGCTGTGAAACACTTCATGGAGTTAGTATCAGAGATGAAGTTCACAGACACCCCTAATTATGCTGAATTTAGACTTATTTTCGTCGAGGGATTGAAAAAACTTGGGCACAAGCCGGATGGAAAGTTGGAGTTTGTAGGCAAGTCTGCATCTGTTTCGTCGGTTGGAGTTAAAACTGCAACACCTAAGAGGGTTAAAAAGGTCAGTGGGGATGCCCCCACGAGGAAGAGTCCGCGAGCGAAGCCTTTTAGGAGTCCCAGTCCTCCTAGATCTCTGGATGAAAGCTGTGTGGGAATTATTGTTGACAGCAGACGTGAAAAGTTGAAGGACATGAAGAAGATCTTGGAGTCGATTGAGGATGATTCAGATACCGAGTATGGGATCACTATtacgaagaagaggaagataAAGAAGGCTGAGGTAGAAATGGAGGTGGAGAAGAAGCCCAGTaggagggggaggaaaaaagtggTTTATGATGAGGATTCAGGATCGGAACCTgag GTAATGCCGAAAGGGACTAAGTCACGACTATTGGCGAGAAAGGTAGTGCGTAAGGAACCAGAGCCGGTTGACTCCGATGCTGATAtgttcgataattaa
- the LOC135165115 gene encoding proclotting enzyme-like gives MVTREYLLGLLLLFGCSPGRFAQEDDDTVSIEAAEPPLQERTGSARNIDWMQKSAPGGVCLTSKGEVGQCTTFKDCYPYFKIPNLGSLDGWVLGVYDTCSYTREDGRMGFGVCCSMDPATSPKPAGDNGPIVEDPQDVEDTNNKKDSPVTWPPALPTHPPHHTIPPLPTHPPLSSPGGITSRPPSVSTTRKPAATTWPTKKPAWWPGAATPKPLVTTTSMSLSSSECGAKNGKQDQDRIVGGQNADPGEWPWIAALFNAGRQVCGGSLIDDKHILTAAHCVAHMNSWDVARLTVRLGDYNIKTNTEIQHVERRVKRVVRHKGFDPRTLYNDVAILTLNEPIEFSEMIRPICLPGGSQLYVGKTATVIGWGSLRESGPQPAVLQEVAIPVWPNSECKQKYGTAAPGGIVDSFLCAGRAAKDSCSGDSGGPLMVNDGRWTQVGIVSWGIGCGKGQYPGVYTRVTHFLPWIYKNLK, from the exons CTGCAGAACCTCCCTTACAGGAGCGCACAGGGTCAGCTCGCAATATCGATTGGATGCAGAAATCAGCACCGGGGGGTGTCTGTCTGACGTCAAAAGGCGAAGTTGGCCAGTGCACAACGTTCAAGGACTGCTATCCCTACTTCAAAATTCCCAATCTAGGATCATTGGATGGATGGGTCCTGGGGGTCTACGATACATGCAGTTATACGCGTGAGGATGGACGTATGGGGTTCGGTGTTTGCTGTTCAATGGATCCAGCGacctcaccaaagcctgctgGAGATAATGGGCCAATTGTTGAGGACCCACAG GATGTTGAAGACACTAACAACAAAAAAGACTCGCCGGTCACTTGGCCCCCAGCTCTACCAACTCATCCTCCCCATCATACAATTCCCCCTCTCCCCACCCACCCGCCATTATCAAGCCCTGGAGGGATTACATCACGTCCACCATCCGTGTCCACCACCAGAAAACCAGCGGCCACGACCTGGCCGACGAAAAAGCCTGCCTGGTGGCCAGGAGCTGCCACCCCCAAACCTCTCGTCACTACAACTTCTATGAGCCTCAGCTCGTCCGAATGTGGGGCCAAAAATGGAAAACAAGATCAGGACAGGATTGTCGGTGGACAGAATGCTGATCCTGGCGAGTGGCCTTGGATAGCTGCTCTGTTCAATGCTGGAAGACAGGTCTGCGGGGGATCTCTGATTGATGACAAGCATATTCTAACAGCTGCTCATTGTGTTGCTCA TATGAATTCCTGGGACGTTGCACGACTCACCGTTCGTCTTGGCGACTACAACATCAAGACTAATACGGAAATTCAACACGTCGAGAGACGTGTGAAGAGAGTCGTTAGGCACAAAGGATTTGATCCTAGAACTCTTTACAATGATGTGGCGATTCTGACTCTCAATGAACCCATTGAGTTCTCAGAGATGATTCGACCTATTTGTCTTCCTGGTGGCTCTCAACTTTATGTAGGGAAGACTGCAACGGTCATCGGATGGGGGTCGCTCAGAGAAA gtGGCCCTCAACCAGCTGTTCTTCAGGAAGTCGCTATTCCAGTCTGGCCTAATAGTGAATGTAAACAGAAGTACGGAACTGCTGCACCGGGGGGTATCGTTGACAGCTTCCTTTGCGCTGGAAGAGCAGCTAAGGATTCTTGTTCT ggCGATTCCGGAGGGCCATTGATGGTCAATGACGGCAGATGGACGCAAGTAGGAATTGTCAGTTGGGGAATTGGATGTGGTAAAGGACAATACCCAGGTGTCTACACGAGAGTCACCCACTTCCTACCCTGGATTTACAAGAATCTCAAATAA